In a genomic window of Vigna angularis cultivar LongXiaoDou No.4 chromosome 6, ASM1680809v1, whole genome shotgun sequence:
- the LOC108342872 gene encoding phosphoglycerate mutase-like protein AT74, whose protein sequence is MRERDGHRAVLPKRIILVRHGESQGNNDPAAYDTTPDPKIQLTTQGIAQARHAGARMRHLIAGGGSTNWRVYFYVSPYARTRSTLREIGRSFSRKRVIGVREECRIREQDFGNFQVQEHMNVIKETRQRFGRFFYRFPEGESAADVFDRVSSFLESLWRDVDMNRLNHDPSDDLNLIIVSHGLASRVFMMKWFKWTVEQFELLRNFENGEFRVLQLGSGGEYSLAVHHADEELLEWGLSPDMIADQKWRACANKGEWNDRCSWYLDSFFDPLPDSDDDNVDKLDETNSDCA, encoded by the exons ATGAGGGAGAGGGATGGTCACAGAGCAGTGTTACCGAAGAGAATAATTCTGGTGCGCCACGGGGAGTCGCAGGGGAACAACGACCCCGCCGCATACGACACAACGCCCGACCCTAAGATCCAGTTGACAACGCAAGGCATTGCACAGGCGCGACACGCCGGGGCGCGCATGCGCCACCTCATCGCTGGCGGAGGCTCCACCAATTGGCGCGTCTACTTCTACGTCTCTCCCTACGCCCGCACCCGATCCACGCTCCGGGAGATTGGTCGCTCCTTCTCTAGGAAGCGCGTCATCGGAGTCAGGGAAGAGTGCCGCATACGCGAACAGGACTTCGGCAACTTCCAGGTGCAGGAACACATGAACGTCATCAAGGAGACTCGACAACGCTTCGGCAGATTCTTCTATCGGTTTCCAGAAGGAGAATCCGCCGCCGACGTCTTCGATCGCGTTTCCA GTTTCCTCGAATCTCTGTGGAGGGATGTTGACATGAACAGACTTAACCACGATCCTTCTGATGATCTGAATTTGATAATTGTGTCACATGGACTGGCATCTCGTGTTTTCATGATGAAGTGGTTCAAGTGGACAGTTGAACAGTTTGAGCTTCTGAGAAATTTTGAAAACGGTGAGTTCCGCGTGTTACAGTTGGGGAGTGGTGGAGAGTACAGTTTGGCAGTTCATCACGCAGACGAAGAACTGCTTGAGTGGGGTCTCTCTCCTGATATGATAGCTGATCAGAAATGGCGAGCCTGTGCCAACAAGGGTGAGTGGAACGATCGATGTTCCTGGTACCTTGATTCTTTTTTCGATCCTCTTCCTGATTCTGATGATGACAATGTGGATAAACTTGACGAGACAAATTCTGACTGTGCATAG